A single genomic interval of Fusarium verticillioides 7600 chromosome 8, whole genome shotgun sequence harbors:
- a CDS encoding 60S ribosomal protein L27a: MPTRTSKTRKHRGHVSAGKGRVGKHRKHPGGRGLAGGQHHHRTNMDKYHPGYFGKVGMRYFHKQPNHFWKPIINLDKLWSLVPQETRDAYVSGEKKDTVPVLDLLPLGYSKVLGKGRLPEIPLVVRARWVSRLAEQKIKQAGGVVELVA; encoded by the exons ATGCCTACCCGTACTTCAAAGACCCGCAAGCA CCGCGGTCACGTTTCCGCCGGTAAGGGACGTGTCGGAAAGCACCGCAAGCACCCCGGTGGTCGTGGTCTTGCTGGTGGtcagcaccaccaccgtACCAACATGGACAAG TACCATCCCGGTTACTTCGGTAAGGTTGGTATGCGATACTTCCACAAGCAGCCCAACCACTTCTGGaagcccatcatcaacctcgacaagcTGTGGTCTCTCGTCCCCCAGGAGACCCGTGACGCCTACGTCTCcggcgagaagaaggacacCGTCCCcgtccttgacctcctcccCCTCGGTTACTCCAAGGTCCTCGGCAAGGGCCGTCTCCCCGAGATCCCTCTGGTCGTTCGCGCCCGCTGGGTCAGCCGCCTTGCTGagcagaagatcaagcaggCCGGTGGTGTCGTCGAGCTTGTCGCTTAA
- a CDS encoding chromosome transmission fidelity protein 1, with protein sequence MAQSKADKVTQDLEKLNFHHPYTPYAVQEQFMKAVYNVLETGNGQVGILESPTGTGKSLSLICASLTWLRNHKSNQLEASIQESAEAYKDEPSWLVEQLLRRKREELVTRWEDREKRLETLRLKEKAQEERSRKRRRVEDFVPSRSRVEDEDAEWLLDDPDDLDTGPHDALSGLSKETREVLASIGLGGAKKPEQEDDLLEEPIKIYYTSRTHSQLSQFITELRRPSFPPSLPISLAKSEETKIEAVKLLPLSSRQRLCINPTVSRLGSVQAINDRCSELQQPKSGQKCPFVPKEDLISQTHQFRDSALATLPDIEDLHQLGKSLSVCPYYASRTALPGAEIITLPYPLLLQKSARDALGVKLEGSVVIIDEAHNIMDAVANVHAAEIKLSDLRRGRAMLGVYVKKFGKKLKGVNRVNVGRVGRVIDGLSEWMDGALKFKQEHGIVDPNDLTRSKGIDQINMFELIQYIQESKLAFKIESYISHVESEDTNSKTPRSSSPVLHTLVSFLIAFTNLSSEGRIFYQKIKGPNLDIQLSYLLLSPTYAFSSIASSARAVVLAGGTMSPFDDYKDHLFPSLKQEKITTLSCGHVIPPENLCVWTLASSRPGAPPFEFSFQKRGDTEMITQLGLAILNLCSLVPDGVVIFFPSYGYLDEVVAVWQKSQGNAQPIWDRLASRKALFKESRGASSDEVLQEYSDAILGGKSNGKGALLLSVVGGKMSEGINFSDRLGRCVIVIGLPYPNIASPDWKAKIEYIETTTQNNLTAQGVAKEEAISKGKQTARDFYENACMRAVNQSIGRAIRHRGDYAAIVLVDRRYGTERIRGKLPGWIRGGLVKDSHEKGLGGLMGAVGGFFRGKKSKSQNQ encoded by the exons ATGGCGCAATCCAAAGCGGATAAAGTCAcgcaagatcttgaaaagTTAAACTTTCATCACCCGTATACACCTTATGCTGTTCAAGAGCAGTTTATGAAGGCTGTTTACAATGTTTTGGAGACTGGTAATGGGCAGGTTGGCATATTGGAGAGCCCGACTGGTACA GGGAAGTCACTGTCATTGATCTGCGCCTCACTAACATGGCTCCGCAACCACAAATCCAATCAATTAGAAGCATCTATCCAAGAATCAGCGGAAGCTTATAAGGATGAACCGTCATGGcttgttgagcagcttctcCGCCGCAAGCGCGAAGAGCTCGTTACCCGCTGGGAAGATCGAGAAAAGCGTCTTGAGACCCTTCGTCTTAAGGAAAAGGCACAAGAAGAACGTTCCCGTAAGCGTCGACGAGTTGAAGACTTCGTACCCAGTAGATCACGCgtagaagatgaagatgccgagtGGTTGCTTGATGACCCTGATGATCTCGACACTGGACCTCATGACGCGCTTTCTGGCTTGAGTAAAGAGACACGAGAAGTCCTTGCGAGTATCGGCTTGGGAGGGGCAAAAAAGCCTGAGCAGGAAGATGATCTTTTGGAGGAGCCAATCAAG ATCTATTACACGTCAAGAACACATTCTCAACTTTCGCAATTCATCACCGAACTTCGTCGCCCCTCATTTCCACCTTCACTGCCAATATCACTCGCCAAGAGCGAAGAGACGAAGATAGAAGCAGTAAAGCTTCTACCATTGTCATCCCGACAGAGATTATGCATCAATCCCACTGTCTCACGCCTTGGGTCCGTACAAGCCATCAACGACCGGTGCTCAGAACTTCAACAGCCAAAGTCGGGACAGAAATGCCCCTTCGTACCCAAAGAAGATCTAATTTCTCAGACACATCAATTTCGCGACTCGGCTTTGGCCACACTGCCCGATATCGAGgaccttcatcaacttgGCAAATCACTCTCTGTCTGCCCATATTACGCATCGCGAACTGCCTTACCAGGCGCTGAGATCATTACACTTCCGTACCCTTTACTGCTGCAGAAGAGCGCCAGAGATGCGCTTGGCGTCAAGCTGGAGGGAAGTGTTGTTATTATCGATGAGGCGCATAATATCATGGATGCGGTGGCAAATGTGCATGCGGCTGAGATTAAGCTGAGCGATCTGCGAAGAGGACGCGCCATGTTGGGCGTTTATGTGAAGAAGTTTggcaagaaactcaaagGCGTCAATCGAGTCAATGTTGGGAGAGTGGGAAGAGTCATTGATGGTCTAAGCGAGTGGATGGATGGGGCactcaagttcaag CAAGAACATGGTATCGTGGATCCCAACGACTTGACCCGATCAAAAGGTATTGACCAGATCAACATGTTTGAGCTCATTCAGTACATCCAGGAGTCAAAGCTTGCCTTCAAGATCGAAAGTTACATATCCCATGTCGAGAGCGAGGATACAAactccaaaacaccaagatccAGTTCGCCAGTTCTTCACACCCTAGTATCGttcctcatcgccttcaCCAATCTCAGCTCCGAGGGACGAATATTCTACCAAAAGATCAAGGGGCCAAACCTTGACATACAACTCTCTTACTTGCTCTTATCCCCGACTTACGCATTCTCATCTATCGCGTCTAGTGCGAGAGCAGTTGTGCTTGCAGGAGGTACAATGTCGCCATTTGACGATTACAAGGACCACCTATTCCCATCActgaaacaagaaaaaaTCACCACTCTCAGTTGTGGACATGTCATTCCGCCCGAGAACCTCTGCGTCTGGACACTGGCCTCTTCAAGGCCTGGGGCACCACCCTTTGAGTTTAGCTTCCAGAAACGAGGCGATACAGAAATGATAACGCAGCTGGGCCTTGCCATTCTGAACCTCTGCTCATTAGTCCCCGATGGTGTCGTTATCTTTTTCCCCAGCTATGGATATCTTGATGAGGTGGTAGCTGTTTGGCAAAAGAGTCAAGGGAATGCACAGCCAATCTGGGATCGACTGGCCTCACGAAAAGCACTCTTCAAAGAATCAAGGGGCGCATCAAGCGATGAGGTCCTCCAAGAATACTCCGACGCCATCCTCGGCGGGAAGAGCAACGGCAAAGgcgcccttcttctcagcgtCGTAGGTGGTAAGATGTCAGAAGGCATCAACTTCTCCGACCGTCTCGGTCGATGCGTCATAGTAATCGGATTACCCTATCCCAACATCGCATCACCAGATTGGAAAGCAAAAATCGAGTACATCGAGACAACGACACAAAACAACCTCACGGCGCAAGGCGTggcgaaagaagaagctatAAGTAAAGGCAAGCAGACAGCGAGAGACTTTTACGAAAACGCTTGTATGCGGGCAGTTAACCAGAGTATCGGCCGTGCAATCCGGCACCGGGGCGATTATGCAGCGATAGTTCTTGTGGATCGACGATATGGCACGGAGCGAATCCGGGGCAAACTACCGGGGTGGATAAGAGGGGGTTTAGTCAAGGACAGTCATGAGAAGGGTCTCGGAGGTCTGATGGGCGCTGTCGGAGGGTTCTTCcgaggaaagaaaagcaaaagccagAATCAGTAA
- a CDS encoding condensin complex subunit 1, translating into MDTIDFDLNDALKHYMSDPASISTPEADGALFDCENDPEALTLPVVNSVLNPIVDAVADNPDAIMRASHMDSLQFLLKYTAHLPTHALSKIFDLVMSGLSAEADSVHSDIDSPDEQDSVLHHKKLLEIYGFLLQWTIAAVETKAAEKSSAAPAARGRGKGKKGPAKDKDAAWDSATQLQGALEIMCKVLKLKLSKIFLTTSERDTFIGLLTRPVYMVLESEQRVKTTTIRMHCFKVLCIAVKHHGHGYAAQINIIQNLTYFEHLSEPMAEFLHILAETYDYPQLADEVLREISNKEFNSNDTRGPKSVSSFIAKLSELAPRLVIKQMTMLAKQLDSESYTLRCALIEVCGNMVGYLSKQDERSENHKSQLNAFFDVLEERFLDINPYCRCRTLQVYMRLCDLAQKFPKRRQKAAELACRSLEDKSSNVRRNAIKLLGTLIKTHPFTVMHGAQLSRKEWQARLDMVQEELDALKPPPGVPGFGGDQANTTVDNELLDEATQLGSPQKPSQMTEEEKAAAIKKAQEEAATSEAIEKLTLTRRYYNEALKFIDVIHDATTTICQLLGSRNKSEVIEAMDFFEVGDAYNIEQNKVGIRRMLRLIWTKGNSDEGKGVQTHLIECYRRLFFEAPDSFSPNDSAIYIARNMISLTFGATPAELTSLEQLLATMMKGGMIPEVVINKLWQVYGVQKREISRTQRRGAIIVLGMLATANPEIVVGEMETMLRTGLGLHGRNDLQLAKFTCIALRRINPSGRQSKDSPVKFSRLPNDHAVSVRLAAITEVPSDSKEWYGVAEQAINAIYAISKHPDTVCSDLIRRKARQVFGQSRTPPSSQPSSRPTSRDETKIAPTADQTATQGEKKKRDNAIALSQLLFIVGHVAIKQIVHLELCELDFKRRKQEKEKAAPAKNDKDKEDADELDLIGGTTEDDFTEAMAHIRERELLYGPNSLLAVFGPLVSEICANNTTYADKGLQAAATLCLAKLMCVSAEYCEANLPLLITIMERSPNATVRSNAVIALGDMAVCFNHLIDENTDFLYRRLADDDASVKRTCLMTLTFLILAGQVKVKGQLGEMAKCLEDEDRRIADLARMFFTELSTKDNAVYNHFVDMFSLLSAGGNMEEESFRRIVKFLLGFVEKDKHAKQLAEKLAARLNRCETERQWNDVAYALGILQHKNEEITKLVSEGYRVVQSSA; encoded by the exons ATGGATaccattgactttgacctcAACGATGCCTTGAAGCACTACATGTCGGACCCGGCCAGCATTTCAACGCCTGAAGCTGATGGGGCTCTCTTCGACTGCGAAAATGACCCCGAAGCCCTTACCCTCCCTGTCGTTAACTCTGTCCTGAACCCTATCGTCGACGCAGTCGCCGATAATCCAGATGCCATCATGCGCGCTTCCCACATGGACTCGCTGCAGTTTCTCCTCAA ATACACAGCACATCTCCCCACCCACGCCCTGAGCAAGATCTTCGACCTTGTTATGAGCGGCTTGAGTGCAGAGGCCGACTCTGTTCACTCCGATATCGACTCCCCCGACGAGCAAGACTCGGTACTCCACCACAAGAAGCTACTCGAGATATACGGCTTCCTCCTGCAATGGACGATCGCTGCtgttgagaccaaggccgCTGAGAAGTCGTCAGCGGCACCGGCTGCTAGAGGACGcggaaagggaaagaagggGCCTGCAAAGGATAAGGATGCAGCTTGGGATTCGGCTACACAGCTTCAAGGAGCCTTGGAGATTATGTGCAAGGTCCTTAAGCTCAAGCTCTCTAAGATCTTTCTCACAACAAGCGAACGAGACACGTTCATTGGTCTCCTTACCCGACCAGTTTACATGGTTTTGGAGAGTGAGCAACGAGTCAAGACAACCACTATCCGAATGCACTGCTTCAAGGTCCTTTGCATTGCAGTGAAGCATCATGGGCATGGATATG CGGCGCAAATCAACATCATACAGAACCTGACATATTTCGAGCACTTGTCGGAACCCATGGCCGAGTTCCTACACATTCTAGCAGAAACTTACGACTATCCTCAGCTCGCTGACGAGGTATTACGCGAAATCAGTAACAAAGAGTTCAATTCGAACGATACTAGAGGACCTAAGTCTGTTTCTTCCTTTATTGCCAAGCTTTCTGAGTTGGCGCCACGATTGGTGATCAAGCAGATGACCATGCTTGCAAAGCAATTGGACAGCGAG TCATATACTCTTCGATGTGCTCTTATCGAGGTCTGCGGAAACATGGTTGGCTACCTCAGCAAGCAAGATGAGCGCAGCGAGAACCACAAGTCCCAATTGAATGCTTTTTTCGATGTGTTAGAAGAGCGATTCCTCGACATAAACCCCTATTGCAGGTGCAGAACTCTACAAGTGTACATGCGACTTTGCGATCTTGCGCAAAAATTCCCCAAGCGACGACAAAAGGCTGCAGAGCTCGCCTGTAGAAGTTTGGAAgacaagagcagcaatgTCCGACGTAACGCAATCAAGCTTCTAGGCACACTTATCAAGACACATCCTTTCACGGTCATGCACGGTGCGCAGCTGTCAAGAAAGGAGTGGCAGGCTCGTTTGGACATGGTACAGGAGGAATTGGATGCTCTCAAGCCTCCGCCTGGTGTTCCTGGCTTTGGAGGCGACCAGGCGAACACGACTGTTGACAACgaacttcttgatgaggCGACACAACTTGGCTCTCctcagaagccaagccagatgactgaggaggagaaggcggctgccatcaagaaggcacAAGAGGAAGCTGCTACAAGCGAAGCTATCGAGAAGCTGACACTCACCCGACGATACTACAacgaggctctcaagttcatcgatGTGATCCACGATGCCACCACCACGATCTGCCAGCTCCTCGGATCAAGGAACAAGAGCGAGGTTATTGAGGCCATGGACTTCTTTGAGGTCGGTGACGCCTACAATATTGAGCAGAACAAGGTCGGTATTCGACGTATGCTTCGACTCATCTGGACCAAGGGCAATAGCGATGAAGGAAAGGGTGTCCAGACACACTTGATCGAGTGTTACAGGCGACTATTCTTCGAGGCACCTGACTCGTTCAGTCCCAATGACTCGGCGATTTACATTGCGCGAAACATGATCAGTTTGACCTTTGGCGCAACACCCGCTGAGCTCACGTCGCTTGAGCAGCTTTTGGCCACAATGATGAAGGGCGGCATGATCCCCGAGGTTGTTATCAACAAGCTTTGGCAAGTGTATGGTGTTCAGAAACGGGAGATTTCCCGGACTCAGCGCCGAGGTGCTATCATTGTTTTGGGAATGCTGGCAACTGCAAACCCCGAGATTGTGGTTGGCGAAATGGAGACCATGCTTCGGACTGGTCTTGGTCTGCATGGACGCAATGATCTCCAGTTGGCCAAATTTACGTGCATTGCTTTGAGGCGAATTAACCCGTCTGGACGACAGTCTAAGGACTCTCCTGTCAAGTTCTCACGATTGCCCAATGACCACGCCGTTTCGGTCAGATTGGCTGCCATCACGGAGGTTCCTTCGGACAGCAAGGAGTGGTATGGAGTAGCAGAGCaggccatcaacgccatctatGCTATTTCTAAGCATCCCGATACCGTCTGCTCGGACCTCATTCGACGAAAAGCACGACAGGTGTTTGGGCAGTCTCGCACCCCACCATCTTCGCAACCCAGCTCGCGCCCTACATCGCGAGATGAGACCAAGATTGCGCCAACAGCCGACCAGACTGCGACCcagggcgagaagaagaaacgtGATAACGCCATCGCTCTGTCTCAGCTTCTATTCATCGTCGGCCACGTTGCCATCAAGCAAAttgttcatcttgagctGTGTGAACTCGACTTCAAGCGCAGAaagcaggagaaggagaaggcagCGCCCGCTAAAAacgacaaggacaaggaagatgcggatgagcttgatctcatcgGAGGCACAACAGAGGATGACTTTACAGAAGCCATGGCACACATTCGTGAGCGAGAGCTTCTATACGGACCCAACTCTCTACTAGCCGTCTTTGGCCCACTGGTGTCAGAGATATGTgccaacaacacaacataCGCCGATAAGGGACTCCAGGCCGCCGCGACACTCTGTCTCGCTAAGCTCATGTGTGTGTCTGCCGAGTACTGTGAAGCAAACTTGCCGCtgctcatcaccatcatggaGCGTTCGCCCAACGCCACTGTACGAAGCAATGCCGTTATCGCGCTTGGTGACATGGCAGTCTGCTTCAATCATCTCATTGATGAGAACACCGACTTCCTTTACCGCAGACTGGCTGACGACGATGCGTCCGTCAAGCGAACGTGTCTCATGACGTTGACCTTCCTGATCCTCGCTGGAcaggtcaaggtcaagggtcAGCTCGGCGAGATGGCCAAATGtttggaggatgaggaccGCAGGATCGCTGATTTGGCGAGAATGTTCTTCACCGAGCTCAGCACCAAGGACAATGCTGTGTACAACCACTTTGTCGACATGTTCAGTCTGCTCAGTGCTGGCGGCaatatggaggaggagagctTCCGCAGGATAGTCAAATTCCTTCTTGGTTTTGTTGAAAAG GACAAACACGCCAAACAGCTGGCCGAGAAGCTGGCCGCACGACTCAACCGTTGTGAGACAGAGCGACAATGGAACGATGTTGCATATGCGTTGGGCATTTTGCAACAtaagaatgaagagattACAAAGCTGGTGTCTGAAGGCTACAGAGTCGTTCAATCCTCTGCTTAA
- a CDS encoding CDC7 protein kinase, with amino-acid sequence MSAAVHQHVEEHFDIHEDLRTEDTEMMAEEERTEEAAPIDEDERVESVQQANQQHHIQKMQNQQPQQEPQEEEEEEEEESEDEAVDRTVQADMDKLQNDFPGFRNRYRLIKRIGEGTFSTVYKAEDIMYDHYDNSWDYEDDSSKWTPPPNATDSPVSHRPRRKARYVAIKKIYVTSSPSRILNELELLHDLRQCPSVCPLITAFRETDQVVAILPYFRHGDFRTYFRDLTITEISVYLRELFTALKSVHDHKILHRDIKPTNFLYDPGTQRGVLVDFGLAEREGSDAKPCLCHESREVRKHRQTNSVWAQNAATPQAGYPKSDTRSSRRANRAGTRGFRAPEVLFKCTEQTTSIDIWSAGVILLTILSKRFPFFNSADDVEAMIEIATIFGTKRMKAAGLLHGCVFETSIPTVGQGGFSMEKIIMWSTCRGDEKPLTGEEKLAINFLEWCMELDPGRRITAAEALNHDFLLLGEIEAERQENEQAMAGH; translated from the exons ATGAGCGCCGCGGTTCATCagcatgttgaagagcaCTTCGATATCCATGAGGATTTGAGGACGGAGGATACGGAGATgatggcagaggaggagcgcACTGAAGAGGCAGCTCCGATAGATGAAGACGAACGCGTTGAGTCAGTACAGCAGGcgaatcaacaacatcacatTCAGAAAATGCAAaaccaacaaccccaacaagAGCcccaggaggaagaggaagaagaggaggaggagtcCGAAGACGAAGCCGTTGACCGAACCGTCCAAGCAGACATGGACAAGTTACAGAATGACTTTCCTGGTTTTCGCAATCGGTATCGGCTGATCAAACGCATCGGTGAAG GAACATTCTCTACCGTCTACAAAGCCGAGGATATTATGTACGACCACTACGACAACAGCTGGGACTACGAAGACGATTCGTCAAAATGGACACCACCGCCCAATGCAACTGACAGTCCTGTGTCTCACCGTCCCCGTCGCAAGGCACGTTAcgtcgccatcaagaagatctaCGTCACGTCAAGTCCCTCGCGAATTCTCAACGAGCTTGAACTACTCCACGATCTACGCCAATGCCCCTCTGTCTGTCCTCTGATCACCGCATTCCGCGAAACCGACCAGGTCGTGGCTATCCTGCCTTACTTTCGACACGGAGACTTCCGCACGTACTTTCGCGACTTGACTATTACAGAGATCTCTGTTTACCTTCGAGAACTCTTCACCGCCCTGAAAAGTGTTCATGATCACAAGATTCTGCACCGAGACATCAAGCCCACCAATTTTCTGTACGACCCAGGTACACAGCGCGGTGTCTTAGTCGATTTTGGTCTTGCCGAGAGGGAAGGGTCTGATGCGAAGCCTTGTCTATGTCACGAGTCCCGAGAAGTCCGAAAGCATCGCCAAACAAACTCAGTCTGGGCACAGAATGCTGCGACTCCCCAAGCAGGATATCCCAAGTCTGACACACGATCATCCCGACGTGCCAATCGCGCTGGAACAAGAGGTTTCCGTGCTCCTGAGGTTCTCTTCAAGTGCACTGAGCAAACTACATCGATCGACATCTGGTCTGCCGGCGTTATCTTACTTACCATTCTATCTAAGCGCTTCCCATTCTTCAATTCGGCTGACGACGTTGAGGCCATGATTGAGATAGCGACTATCTTTGGTACTAAACGCATGAAGGCTGCAGGCTTACTACATGGGTGTGTCTTCGAGACCAGCATCCCCACCGTTGGTCAAGGAGGCTTCTCAatggagaagatcatcatgtGGAGCACATGCAGAGGCGATGAAAAGCCTCTGACAGGAGAGGAAAAGTTGGCCATCAACTTTCTCGAATGGTGTATGGAGCTGGATCCTGGCAGGAGAATAACAGCTGCGGAAGCATTGAACCACgattttcttctcttgggtgaaattgaggctgagaggcAAGAGAACGAGCAAGCAATGGCGGGGCATTGA